The following are encoded together in the Bradyrhizobium algeriense genome:
- the pqqC gene encoding pyrroloquinoline-quinone synthase PqqC yields MTALSIGKGITLNSADELEAMLRHIGATRYHNLHPFHRLLHGGKLNKGQVQAWALNRYFYQSTIPLKDAMVISRFRDRATRIEWRHRIEDHDGDIGSEGGIERWLKLTEGLGLDSAYVESTEGILPATRFAVEAYVHFCRDKTPLEAIASSLTELFAPNLHEERISGMLQHYDFVNPDIMSYFSRRLTQAPRDAGFALEYVKANAKTHAEREAVCNALIFKTNVLWVQLDALYHAYVEGHIPPGAFVPRGD; encoded by the coding sequence GCGATGCTCCGCCACATCGGCGCGACGCGCTATCACAATCTGCATCCGTTCCACCGGTTGCTGCATGGCGGCAAGCTCAACAAGGGGCAGGTGCAGGCCTGGGCGCTGAACCGCTATTTTTACCAGAGCACGATCCCGCTCAAGGACGCGATGGTGATCTCCCGGTTCCGCGACCGCGCGACCCGGATCGAATGGCGGCACAGGATCGAGGATCACGACGGCGATATCGGCTCCGAAGGCGGTATCGAGCGCTGGCTGAAGCTGACCGAGGGGCTCGGGCTCGACAGCGCCTATGTGGAATCGACCGAAGGCATCCTGCCCGCGACACGATTTGCGGTGGAGGCCTATGTGCATTTCTGCCGTGACAAGACGCCGCTGGAAGCGATCGCCTCCTCGCTCACGGAACTGTTCGCGCCGAACCTGCATGAGGAACGCATCTCCGGGATGCTGCAGCACTATGATTTCGTCAACCCTGACATCATGAGCTATTTCAGCCGGCGCCTGACGCAGGCCCCGCGCGACGCGGGTTTTGCGCTGGAATACGTCAAGGCCAATGCGAAGACGCACGCCGAGCGCGAGGCGGTCTGCAATGCGCTGATCTTCAAGACCAATGTGCTATGGGTTCAGCTCGACGCGCTGTATCATGCCTATGTCGAGGGCCACATACCGCCCGGGGCGTTCGTGCCCAGAGGAGACTAG
- the pqqD gene encoding pyrroloquinoline quinone biosynthesis peptide chaperone PqqD: MAASRNISVSEGSRPKLPRHARLKFDETRQVWVILAPERVLAPDEIAVEVLQLCDGVRSVGEMADQLAAKYAAPREAILVDVIGMLQDLADKGFLTEAREKTS, encoded by the coding sequence ATGGCTGCGAGCCGCAACATCAGTGTCAGCGAGGGGAGCCGGCCGAAATTGCCGCGACATGCCCGGCTGAAATTCGATGAGACGCGGCAGGTCTGGGTGATCCTGGCGCCGGAACGCGTGCTGGCGCCGGATGAGATCGCGGTGGAAGTGCTGCAGCTCTGCGACGGCGTGCGCAGCGTCGGCGAGATGGCCGACCAGCTCGCCGCCAAATATGCCGCGCCGCGCGAGGCGATCTTAGTCGACGTCATCGGGATGCTGCAGGACCTCGCCGACAAGGGCTTTCTGACCGAAGCGCGTGAGAAGACGTCATGA
- the pqqE gene encoding pyrroloquinoline quinone biosynthesis protein PqqE, which produces MSDILADGKTAGAAPSDGLAVLESQRSTAETFGIPLAVLAELTHRCPLQCPYCSNPVELDRAGSELTTDEWKKVLSELAEIGVLQIHFSGGEPTARKDLVELVQHATDVGLYSNLITSAVLLTKERLSALADAGLCHVQISFQGNEPMVADRVAGLKNSHEKKVEAAKWTRELDMPLTVNAVMHRQNLHQLADIIQMAVDLDADRLEVANVQYYGWALKNRAALMPTLEQIEETSRIVEEATVRLKGILAIDYVVPDYYALRPKKCMGGWGRQFFNISPAGKVLPCHAAESITGLEFLSVRSNHSIAWIWQNSEAFNRYRGTGWMPEPCKSCEFREIDFGGCRCQAFALTGDAGNTDPACTLSPMHEQIFKQAEREAAAHQDRFLYRNFAGGTLETEGKHGA; this is translated from the coding sequence ATGAGCGACATTCTCGCCGATGGTAAAACAGCCGGCGCCGCGCCCAGCGACGGGCTTGCGGTTCTGGAATCGCAACGTTCGACCGCGGAAACGTTCGGCATTCCGCTTGCCGTGCTCGCGGAGCTGACGCACCGCTGCCCGCTGCAGTGCCCCTATTGCTCCAATCCGGTCGAGCTCGACCGTGCTGGCAGTGAGCTGACGACCGACGAATGGAAGAAGGTTTTGAGTGAGCTCGCCGAAATCGGCGTGCTGCAGATCCATTTCTCCGGGGGAGAGCCGACCGCACGCAAGGACCTGGTGGAACTGGTGCAGCATGCGACCGACGTCGGGCTATACAGCAACCTCATTACATCGGCGGTGCTGCTGACCAAGGAAAGACTTTCGGCGCTGGCCGATGCCGGCCTCTGCCATGTGCAGATCAGTTTCCAGGGCAATGAGCCCATGGTGGCCGATCGCGTCGCCGGGCTGAAGAATTCTCACGAGAAAAAGGTCGAAGCCGCGAAATGGACGCGCGAGCTCGATATGCCGCTGACGGTCAATGCCGTCATGCACCGGCAGAACCTGCACCAGCTCGCAGACATCATTCAGATGGCGGTCGATCTCGACGCCGACAGGCTGGAAGTGGCGAACGTTCAATATTACGGCTGGGCGCTGAAGAACCGCGCCGCCTTGATGCCGACGCTCGAACAGATCGAGGAGACCAGCCGCATCGTCGAGGAAGCCACCGTGCGGCTGAAGGGCATTCTCGCCATCGACTATGTGGTGCCGGATTACTACGCGCTGCGGCCGAAGAAATGCATGGGCGGCTGGGGCCGGCAGTTCTTCAACATTTCTCCGGCGGGCAAGGTCCTGCCTTGCCACGCGGCCGAGAGCATCACCGGGCTCGAATTCTTGTCCGTGCGCTCAAATCATTCGATCGCCTGGATCTGGCAGAATTCCGAAGCCTTCAACCGCTATCGCGGCACCGGCTGGATGCCCGAGCCATGCAAGAGCTGCGAATTCCGGGAAATCGATTTCGGCGGCTGCCGGTGCCAGGCCTTTGCGCTGACCGGCGATGCCGGCAATACCGACCCGGCGTGCACGCTGTCGCCGATGCACGAGCAGATCTTCAAGCAGGCCGAGCGCGAGGCGGCCGCGCACCAGGACCGCTTCCTCTATCGCAATTTCGCCGGCGGCACGCTGGAGACGGAAGGCAAGCATGGCGCCTGA
- the pip gene encoding prolyl aminopeptidase: MAPDADAGKSVKRADPFAPLTSEQLPVSDGHDIYVESVGRAGGIPAVYLHGGPGSGCQPDHRRLFDPERFHAVLFDQRGAGRSRPKGRREANTLPHLIADMEAIREKFELERWMIVGGSWGATLALAYSQAHPDRVTGIVLRATFLGTSEEIENGFLKVMPRFYPGLYDDFMSVLPEGERAQPLQAYFRRILDPNPDVNIPAARAWGETERILSEHTPNRIRLDLATLSSSRGLPATPFMEAHYFANDCFMEPNQLLREAGRLKGIPGIIVQGRYDLLCPPATSHALAAVWREAEIRFVEGAGHTLYDPGVRDAVMKAIADMASRTGK, translated from the coding sequence ATGGCGCCTGACGCCGACGCCGGCAAATCCGTCAAACGCGCCGATCCGTTTGCCCCGCTGACGTCGGAGCAGCTCCCAGTCAGCGACGGTCACGACATTTACGTTGAAAGCGTCGGTCGCGCCGGTGGCATCCCCGCGGTCTACCTGCATGGCGGGCCCGGCAGCGGCTGCCAGCCGGACCATCGCCGGCTGTTCGATCCCGAGCGTTTCCACGCCGTGCTGTTCGACCAGCGCGGCGCCGGCCGCAGCCGCCCCAAGGGCCGCCGCGAAGCCAACACGTTGCCGCATCTGATCGCCGACATGGAAGCGATCCGCGAGAAATTCGAACTTGAGCGCTGGATGATCGTCGGCGGCTCCTGGGGCGCGACGCTGGCGCTGGCCTATTCGCAAGCCCATCCCGACCGCGTCACCGGCATCGTGCTGCGCGCCACCTTTCTCGGCACATCAGAGGAAATCGAAAACGGTTTTCTCAAGGTAATGCCGCGGTTCTATCCCGGCCTTTACGACGACTTCATGAGCGTGCTGCCGGAAGGCGAACGCGCGCAACCGCTGCAGGCCTATTTTCGCCGTATCCTCGATCCCAATCCTGACGTGAATATTCCCGCGGCGCGGGCATGGGGCGAAACCGAGCGCATTCTTTCCGAACACACGCCGAACCGCATACGCCTCGATCTGGCGACGCTTAGTTCATCGCGAGGCCTGCCGGCCACGCCGTTCATGGAAGCGCACTACTTCGCCAATGACTGTTTCATGGAGCCCAACCAGTTGCTGCGCGAAGCGGGCAGGCTCAAAGGCATCCCCGGCATCATCGTGCAGGGCCGATATGACCTGCTGTGCCCGCCCGCGACCTCGCATGCGCTTGCGGCGGTGTGGCGCGAGGCCGAGATTCGTTTTGTCGAGGGCGCCGGCCACACGCTGTACGATCCCGGCGTCCGCGATGCCGTGATGAAGGCGATCGCGGACATGGCTTCCAGAACGGGCAAATAG
- the chrA gene encoding chromate efflux transporter, producing the protein MNDQNAMGSTAEVFTAFLKLGLTSFGGPIAHLGYFRTEFVERRKWLSESSYADIVALCQFLPGPASSQVGFTLGILRGNGLLGGLAAWFAFTMPSAIILFAFALGATALTGPFAEGILHGLKLVAVAVVAQAIWGMANSLTPDRARAAIALAAVAIVVFVGGSFGQIGAIALGALAGLWLCRGDGPALTGQLGFSVSRQHGVIALVLFAVLFLVTPLMTARTGSQGLALFDAFYRSGSLVFGGGHVVLPLLQAEVVTPGWVSNEDFLAGYGMAQAVPGPLFTFAAYLGAIGPAPNGLAGAAIALVALSLPGLLLVYGMLPFWDALRLRPTAQAAMRGTNAAVVGILGAALYNPVWTSAVLTPRDFAVALAGFLLLTVWKWPPWIVVVLLAATGATLRLI; encoded by the coding sequence ATGAATGACCAAAATGCCATGGGCAGTACCGCGGAAGTCTTTACCGCCTTCCTCAAGCTGGGCCTTACATCGTTCGGCGGGCCGATTGCGCATCTCGGCTATTTCAGGACCGAATTCGTCGAGCGGCGGAAATGGCTGAGCGAGAGCAGCTACGCCGACATCGTTGCGCTCTGCCAGTTCTTGCCGGGGCCGGCTTCCAGCCAGGTCGGCTTCACCCTCGGCATCCTGCGCGGCAACGGCCTGCTTGGCGGATTGGCGGCTTGGTTCGCCTTCACGATGCCGTCGGCGATCATTCTGTTCGCCTTTGCGCTCGGCGCAACCGCCCTCACCGGCCCCTTCGCCGAGGGGATTCTTCACGGCCTGAAGCTGGTCGCGGTTGCCGTCGTCGCGCAAGCGATCTGGGGCATGGCCAACAGCCTGACGCCGGACCGGGCGCGGGCGGCGATCGCGCTTGCGGCTGTTGCGATCGTGGTTTTCGTCGGCGGATCGTTCGGGCAGATCGGCGCCATCGCGCTTGGGGCGTTGGCCGGGCTCTGGCTGTGCCGCGGCGACGGGCCGGCGCTGACCGGTCAACTCGGCTTTTCGGTGTCGCGTCAACACGGCGTAATCGCGCTCGTGCTTTTCGCAGTGCTGTTCCTTGTCACGCCACTGATGACGGCGCGAACCGGCTCGCAAGGCCTTGCGCTGTTCGACGCGTTCTATCGTTCCGGCTCGCTGGTGTTCGGCGGCGGCCATGTCGTGCTGCCGCTGTTGCAGGCGGAAGTGGTGACGCCGGGCTGGGTCAGCAACGAGGATTTCCTCGCTGGCTACGGCATGGCGCAAGCGGTGCCCGGACCGCTCTTCACGTTCGCGGCCTATCTCGGCGCCATAGGTCCCGCTCCCAACGGTCTCGCCGGCGCTGCGATCGCACTGGTCGCGCTGTCTCTGCCGGGGCTACTCCTGGTCTACGGCATGCTGCCGTTCTGGGATGCGCTACGCCTGCGTCCCACCGCCCAAGCCGCCATGCGCGGCACCAATGCCGCCGTGGTCGGCATCCTTGGGGCGGCGCTCTACAATCCGGTCTGGACCAGCGCCGTGCTTACGCCGCGGGATTTCGCCGTCGCGTTGGCGGGCTTCCTGCTGCTGACCGTGTGGAAATGGCCGCCCTGGATTGTCGTCGTCCTGCTGGCGGCGACAGGAGCCACCCTGCGACTGATTTGA
- a CDS encoding FAD-dependent oxidoreductase: MKPTDISAPDYFHKVVDCQWACPAHTPVPEYIRLIAEGRYSDAYMINWQSNVFPGILGRTCDRPCEPACRRGRVEETPVAICRLKRVAADFKDDVKHRMPKPLAKNGKRIALVGGGPASLTVARDLAPLGYHCTVFDADPKAGGMMRSQIPKFRLPDNVIDEETDYILNLGVEFKGGHRIDSLKKLLGENYDAIFIGSGAPRGRELDIPGRKEAAANIHIGIEWLASVSFGHVEKIGRRVIVLGGGNTAMDCCRTARRLGGADVKVIVRSGFEEMKASPWEKEDALHEDIPILNYMVPVAFKHVSGKLIGVTFQKVKAEYDAKGRRNLVPSGEPNQTIPCDDVLVAVGQENAFPWIERDCGIEFDKWNMPQVDAKTFVSTNPKVFFGGDAAFGPKNIIWAVAHGHDAALSIHKMISGEDITERPLPEVHVSSQKMGIHEWSYDNDISGDKRYKVPHRDKVIALKDIKAEVELGYDVKLALGEAQRCLNCDVQTVFSAPACIECDACVDICPMDCITFTENGEEEDLRQRLKAPSPHQDQALYVAEGLKTGRVMVKDEDVCLHCGLCAERCPTGAWDMQKYLIDMTHAGTTCQSKARSAA; this comes from the coding sequence ATGAAACCGACTGATATCTCGGCGCCAGACTACTTTCACAAAGTGGTCGATTGCCAATGGGCCTGCCCCGCACACACACCGGTTCCCGAGTACATCCGTTTGATTGCCGAAGGGCGTTATAGCGACGCCTACATGATCAATTGGCAATCGAATGTGTTTCCCGGAATTCTGGGACGCACCTGCGATCGTCCATGCGAACCCGCGTGCCGCCGCGGCCGCGTCGAGGAAACTCCGGTTGCGATCTGCCGCCTGAAGCGCGTTGCCGCCGACTTCAAGGACGACGTCAAGCACCGCATGCCGAAGCCGCTGGCCAAAAACGGCAAGCGCATCGCGCTGGTCGGCGGCGGCCCCGCCTCGCTTACAGTGGCGCGCGACCTCGCGCCGCTCGGCTATCACTGCACCGTGTTCGATGCCGATCCCAAGGCGGGCGGCATGATGCGGAGCCAGATTCCGAAGTTCCGCCTGCCTGACAACGTCATCGACGAGGAGACCGATTACATCCTCAACCTCGGCGTCGAGTTCAAGGGCGGGCATCGCATCGACAGCCTGAAGAAGCTGCTCGGCGAAAACTACGACGCGATTTTCATCGGCTCCGGCGCCCCGCGCGGCCGCGAGCTCGATATCCCCGGCCGCAAGGAAGCAGCCGCCAATATCCACATCGGCATCGAATGGCTGGCGTCGGTCTCGTTCGGTCATGTCGAGAAGATCGGCAGGCGCGTCATCGTGCTCGGCGGCGGCAACACCGCGATGGATTGCTGCCGCACCGCGCGCCGGCTCGGCGGCGCAGACGTGAAAGTCATCGTCCGCTCCGGCTTCGAGGAAATGAAGGCGAGCCCCTGGGAAAAGGAAGACGCCCTGCACGAGGACATTCCGATCCTCAATTACATGGTGCCGGTGGCATTCAAGCATGTCAGCGGCAAGCTCATCGGCGTCACCTTCCAGAAGGTGAAGGCCGAATACGACGCCAAGGGCCGCCGCAACCTGGTGCCCTCGGGCGAACCCAACCAGACCATCCCCTGCGACGACGTGCTGGTCGCGGTCGGCCAGGAGAATGCGTTCCCCTGGATCGAGCGCGATTGCGGCATCGAGTTTGACAAGTGGAACATGCCGCAGGTCGACGCGAAGACCTTTGTATCGACCAATCCGAAAGTTTTCTTCGGCGGCGACGCCGCGTTCGGCCCGAAGAACATCATCTGGGCGGTCGCGCACGGCCACGACGCCGCGCTGTCGATCCACAAGATGATCTCGGGCGAAGACATCACCGAGCGCCCGTTGCCGGAAGTGCATGTCTCGTCGCAGAAGATGGGCATCCACGAGTGGAGCTACGACAACGATATCTCGGGGGACAAGCGCTACAAGGTGCCGCATCGCGACAAGGTGATCGCGCTGAAGGACATCAAGGCCGAGGTCGAGCTCGGCTATGACGTCAAGCTCGCGCTCGGTGAGGCGCAGCGTTGCCTGAACTGCGACGTGCAGACCGTATTCTCGGCGCCCGCCTGCATCGAATGCGATGCCTGCGTCGACATCTGCCCGATGGACTGCATCACCTTCACAGAGAATGGCGAGGAAGAGGATCTCAGGCAGCGATTGAAGGCGCCCTCGCCGCACCAGGACCAGGCGCTCTATGTCGCCGAGGGCCTCAAGACCGGCCGCGTCATGGTCAAGGACGAGGACGTCTGCCTGCATTGCGGGCTGTGCGCCGAGCGTTGTCCCACGGGTGCCTGGGACATGCAGAAATACCTCATCGACATGACTCACGCGGGAACAACATGCCAGTCCAAAGCCCGATCAGCAGCGTAA
- a CDS encoding 2-oxoacid:acceptor oxidoreductase subunit alpha, producing the protein MPVQSPISSVNDFVVRFANVNGSGSASANELFARAILRHGVPVSPRNIFPSNIQGLPTWYEVRVTEAGHLGARGGVDMMVAMNPQTWDKDVASIEPGGYLFYDSTKPMPTSKFRADINVIGVPLTAITNSTYTDPRQRQLFKNIIYLGAMCALLDMDPKIVEQLIAEQYKGKEKLLSSNVHALHLGRDWALQNLKCPVGLRVKKSDKVGDRIFMEGNSAAALGAVYGGATVCAWYPITPSSSVAEAFTSHCKKLRHDPETGKAKYAIVQGEDELASIGIVIGASWNGARAFTATSGPGISLMTEFIGLSYFAEIPAVIMNIQRAGPSTGMPTRTQQCDIIACAYASHGDTKHVLLFPEDPAEAFEFAAQSFDLADRLQTMIFLMLDLDIGMNHRLCRPLKWDDARQYDRGKVMTAEMLDEPGRDFGRYLDVDGDGIPYRTYPGTHPTKGSFFTRGTSRDRYARYSEEGAIYADNMQRLVRKFETAQDMVPRPLQANAAKPTKYGVIYFGSTAPAMDEAIGLLEARGHQLDRLRIRAFPFHSSVASFIADHDFVYVVEQNRDGQLRQLIVNENGIDPVRLVPILHYDGTPITARFIANAIGDHQDHLKVTPLRKAVS; encoded by the coding sequence ATGCCAGTCCAAAGCCCGATCAGCAGCGTAAACGACTTCGTCGTCCGTTTCGCCAACGTCAACGGCTCGGGTTCGGCTAGCGCCAACGAGCTGTTTGCGCGCGCGATCCTGCGCCACGGCGTACCGGTGTCTCCGCGCAACATCTTCCCCTCCAACATCCAGGGCCTTCCGACCTGGTACGAGGTGCGCGTCACCGAAGCCGGCCATCTCGGCGCCCGCGGCGGCGTCGACATGATGGTGGCGATGAACCCGCAGACCTGGGACAAGGACGTCGCCTCGATCGAGCCCGGCGGCTATCTGTTCTACGATTCGACCAAGCCGATGCCGACGTCGAAATTCCGCGCGGATATCAACGTGATCGGCGTGCCGCTGACGGCAATCACCAATTCGACCTACACCGATCCGCGCCAGCGCCAACTGTTCAAGAACATCATCTATCTCGGCGCGATGTGCGCCCTGCTCGACATGGACCCGAAGATCGTCGAGCAATTGATTGCCGAACAGTACAAGGGCAAGGAGAAGCTCTTGTCCTCCAACGTCCACGCGCTGCATCTCGGCCGCGACTGGGCGCTGCAGAACTTGAAATGCCCGGTCGGGCTGCGGGTGAAGAAGTCCGATAAGGTCGGCGACCGCATTTTCATGGAAGGCAACAGCGCGGCTGCGCTCGGCGCGGTCTATGGCGGCGCCACCGTCTGCGCCTGGTATCCAATCACGCCGTCGTCGTCGGTGGCGGAGGCCTTCACGAGCCACTGCAAGAAGCTGCGGCATGACCCTGAGACCGGCAAGGCCAAATACGCGATCGTGCAAGGCGAAGATGAGCTCGCATCCATCGGCATCGTGATCGGCGCCTCCTGGAATGGCGCGCGGGCCTTCACCGCGACTTCCGGTCCCGGCATCTCGCTGATGACCGAATTCATCGGCCTGTCCTATTTCGCCGAGATTCCGGCCGTGATCATGAACATCCAGCGCGCCGGCCCCTCGACGGGCATGCCGACGCGCACCCAGCAATGCGACATCATCGCCTGTGCCTATGCTTCGCACGGCGACACCAAGCACGTCCTGCTGTTCCCGGAAGATCCGGCCGAAGCGTTCGAGTTCGCGGCGCAGTCGTTCGACCTCGCCGACCGGCTGCAGACCATGATCTTCCTGATGCTCGACCTCGACATCGGCATGAATCACCGGCTGTGCCGCCCGCTGAAGTGGGACGACGCCAGGCAATATGACCGCGGCAAGGTGATGACGGCGGAAATGCTCGACGAGCCCGGCCGCGATTTCGGCCGCTATCTCGACGTCGACGGCGACGGCATTCCCTACCGCACCTATCCCGGCACGCATCCGACCAAGGGCTCGTTCTTCACCCGCGGCACTTCGCGCGACCGCTACGCGCGCTATTCGGAAGAAGGCGCGATCTATGCCGACAACATGCAGCGGCTGGTGCGCAAGTTCGAAACGGCGCAGGACATGGTACCGCGGCCATTGCAGGCCAACGCCGCCAAGCCGACCAAATACGGCGTGATCTATTTCGGCTCGACGGCGCCGGCGATGGACGAGGCGATCGGGCTTTTGGAAGCGCGCGGGCATCAGCTCGATCGCCTGCGCATCCGCGCCTTCCCGTTCCATTCCAGCGTGGCGAGCTTCATCGCCGACCATGATTTCGTGTACGTGGTCGAGCAGAACCGCGACGGCCAGTTGCGCCAGTTGATCGTCAACGAGAACGGTATCGATCCGGTCCGGCTGGTGCCGATCCTGCACTATGACGGCACGCCGATCACCGCGCGCTTCATTGCGAATGCCATCGGCGACCACCAGGACCATCTCAAGGTGACCCCTCTCCGCAAGGCCGTGTCATGA
- a CDS encoding 2-oxoacid:ferredoxin oxidoreductase subunit beta yields MTYIAKPKFHHPGLPKNELGYTHRDYEGKISTLCAGCGHDSITASIIEACYELSIEPHRVAKISGIGCSSKTPDYFLGNSHGFNSVHGRMPSVLTGANLANRDLIYLGVSGDGDSASIGFGQFAHSIRRAVNMTYIVENNGVYGLTKGQFSATADRGSKSKKGVMNTDNAIDLVAIALQLGASFVARSFSGDKNQLVPLIAAAIRHKGASFIDVISPCIAFNNHAGSTKSFDYVREHNDAVNRLDVLTGRDPITVDYAPGTVQVVEQHDGTRLALRKIDADYDANDRLAAMTFLQKHAAKGQVVTGLLYVDPDSEDLHTHLDTVETPLNTLEAKDLCPGTSALEKINASLR; encoded by the coding sequence ATGACCTACATCGCAAAGCCCAAGTTCCATCATCCCGGCCTGCCCAAGAACGAGCTCGGCTACACCCACCGGGATTACGAAGGAAAAATCTCGACGCTGTGCGCAGGCTGCGGCCACGACTCGATCACCGCCTCGATCATCGAGGCCTGCTATGAACTCTCGATCGAGCCGCACCGGGTGGCAAAAATTTCCGGCATCGGCTGCTCGTCGAAGACGCCGGACTATTTCCTCGGCAATTCGCACGGCTTCAACTCCGTGCACGGCCGCATGCCGTCGGTCCTGACCGGCGCCAACCTCGCCAACCGCGACCTGATCTATCTCGGCGTTTCCGGCGACGGCGACAGTGCCTCGATCGGCTTCGGCCAGTTCGCGCATTCGATCCGGCGCGCCGTCAACATGACCTACATCGTCGAGAACAACGGCGTGTACGGGCTGACCAAGGGGCAATTTTCGGCGACCGCCGACCGCGGCTCGAAGTCCAAGAAGGGCGTGATGAACACCGACAACGCCATCGACCTGGTGGCGATCGCGCTGCAACTCGGCGCGAGCTTCGTGGCGCGCAGCTTCTCCGGCGACAAGAACCAGCTGGTGCCGCTGATCGCGGCCGCGATCCGGCACAAGGGCGCGTCGTTCATCGACGTCATCAGCCCCTGCATCGCCTTCAACAACCACGCCGGCTCGACCAAGAGTTTTGATTACGTCCGCGAACATAACGACGCGGTGAATCGCCTCGATGTGCTCACCGGCCGCGACCCGATCACGGTCGATTACGCGCCGGGCACGGTGCAGGTAGTCGAACAGCATGACGGTACGAGGCTGGCGCTGCGCAAGATCGACGCCGACTATGACGCCAACGACCGGCTGGCGGCCATGACCTTCCTGCAGAAGCACGCGGCCAAGGGCCAGGTGGTGACCGGACTGCTCTACGTCGATCCGGATTCGGAAGACCTCCACACCCATCTCGACACCGTCGAGACGCCGCTCAATACGCTGGAAGCCAAGGACCTGTGCCCCGGCACATCAGCGCTGGAAAAGATCAATGCCAGCCTGCGGTAG
- a CDS encoding SpoVR family protein, with amino-acid sequence MTATDQLLFQGADWDFRTLQRICDACEQVARDELGLDVYPNQIEVITAEQMLDAYSSVGMPLFYKHWSFGKHFAFQEASYRKGLMGLAYEIVINSSPCISYLMEENTATMQTLVIAHAAFGHNHFFKNNYLFKQWTDADGILDYLEFAKRYVAHCEERHGRLAVEHTLDAAHALMSHGIDRYPGKKSLDLRAEEKRAGRRRAHEESAFNDLWRTVPAGKVKSDAILDIERRRQMLGLPQENLLYFLEKTAPRLRPWQREILRIVRHIAQYFYPQSQTKVMNEGTATYVHYQIMSRLHQQGRLTDGNFLEFLQSHTNVVFQPEFDDPRYSGFNPYALGFAMMQDIERIVTNPEAEDHEWFPDIAGKGDAMGVLRDIWANYRDESFISQFMSPRLMRHFRLFHLHDDPEERGGILVDAIHNERGYRRLRRELARQYDVGFIDANIEVVDVDLAGDRRLMLRHTVVKGAQLSEADAKRVLQHLADLWSYDVSLVETDGAGKVMKEYVANPRNIAVAA; translated from the coding sequence ATGACCGCGACCGACCAACTGCTGTTTCAGGGCGCCGACTGGGACTTCCGGACGCTGCAGCGGATCTGCGACGCCTGCGAGCAGGTTGCGCGGGACGAGTTGGGGCTCGATGTCTATCCCAACCAGATCGAGGTCATTACCGCCGAGCAGATGCTGGACGCCTATTCGTCGGTCGGCATGCCGCTGTTCTACAAGCATTGGTCGTTCGGCAAGCACTTTGCCTTTCAGGAGGCATCCTATCGCAAGGGGCTGATGGGGCTGGCCTACGAGATCGTCATCAACTCGTCGCCGTGCATTTCCTACCTGATGGAAGAAAATACCGCGACGATGCAGACGCTCGTGATCGCGCATGCCGCCTTCGGCCACAATCATTTCTTCAAGAACAACTATCTGTTCAAGCAATGGACCGACGCCGACGGCATTCTGGATTATCTCGAATTCGCCAAGCGCTATGTGGCGCATTGCGAGGAACGCCACGGCCGGCTGGCGGTCGAGCATACGCTCGATGCCGCGCACGCTCTTATGTCGCACGGGATCGATCGCTATCCCGGCAAGAAGAGTCTCGACCTGCGCGCCGAGGAAAAGCGGGCGGGAAGGCGCCGTGCTCATGAGGAGAGCGCCTTCAACGATTTGTGGCGCACCGTTCCGGCCGGCAAAGTGAAGAGCGACGCAATACTGGACATCGAGCGCCGTCGCCAAATGCTCGGCCTGCCGCAGGAAAACCTGCTGTACTTTCTCGAGAAGACGGCGCCGCGCCTGCGTCCCTGGCAGCGCGAAATACTGCGGATCGTGCGGCACATCGCGCAGTATTTCTATCCGCAAAGCCAGACCAAAGTGATGAACGAGGGCACGGCGACCTACGTTCACTATCAGATCATGAGCCGGCTGCACCAGCAGGGACGACTGACGGACGGCAACTTCCTCGAATTCCTGCAGTCGCACACCAACGTCGTGTTCCAGCCCGAGTTCGACGATCCGCGCTATTCCGGATTCAATCCGTATGCGCTGGGATTTGCGATGATGCAGGACATCGAGCGCATCGTGACCAATCCGGAAGCCGAGGATCACGAGTGGTTTCCGGATATCGCCGGCAAGGGCGATGCCATGGGTGTGTTGCGCGACATCTGGGCCAATTATCGCGATGAAAGCTTCATCAGCCAGTTCATGAGCCCGAGGCTGATGCGGCACTTCCGGCTGTTCCATCTGCATGACGATCCGGAGGAGCGCGGCGGTATCCTGGTCGACGCCATCCACAACGAGCGCGGTTACCGCCGGCTGCGGCGCGAACTGGCGCGGCAATACGACGTCGGCTTCATCGACGCCAACATCGAAGTCGTCGACGTCGACCTCGCCGGCGATCGTCGGCTGATGTTGCGCCACACCGTGGTGAAGGGCGCCCAGCTCAGCGAAGCCGACGCCAAGCGCGTGCTGCAGCACCTTGCCGATCTCTGGAGCTATGACGTGTCGCTCGTCGAGACCGACGGGGCCGGCAAGGTCATGAAGGAGTATGTCGCAAACCCGCGGAACATCGCCGTGGCAGCGTAG